Within the Planctomycetota bacterium genome, the region GCAGGCGGGGGCGGTGAGTCCGCAGAAGCCAGCGGGCGGCGCGCGTCCAGATCTCGTCGCGCCAGGCTCCGCTTCCCTTGCGGAACTCGGCGATGTCCCGGGGTTCGAGGACTCCGGCGGCGACGAGTTCCCGCTCGAGCGACCCTTGCGGGTCGGGCCGTTCCTCGAACGCCCAGGTGATCGCACCTCCGGTCTGCCACGGGACCCAATCGACCTGGGCGGTGGAGAGGCCGGCGCGGTGGGCGAGGTCGTAGACGGCGGGGGCGCGCAGCAGCCGGTCGCGGCCGCAGGGTTCGACGCGCACGGGGCGGCCGGGGCCGTCGCGGACGAGGAGGCCGTTGAAGAGAACGCCGTGGCGGGCGGGGGCGACGCCGGTGGCGAGAGTGGCGTGGTTGGACCAGGTGACCGAAGGGTTGACGACGGTCATGCCGCGCGCGGCGGAAGCGCCCTCGCGGGCCAGTCGCCGGAGGGTGGGGGCGGGGGCGAAGGGGTCCTCGAGGGAGTAGGCCGGGAATCCGTCGATGCTGAGGAGGACGACGTGGCGGGCCGGAGGAGCCGGTTCGCGGGCGCACGAGGCCAGAACGAGGAGAAGGAGCGCCGGGGTCAGGGTTCGCATGAGTTCCGGCTACGTTACGCGGGAGGAAGGGCGAGAATTTCTTGGAGTCCCGCGGATTTCGGAGGAAAATGGCGGGCATGGCGGCGCGGGGCCGGAAGAAGAAGACGCGGATGGACGCGGTGAAGCTTCTGCCGGAGGTGATTCGGCGGCTCCTGGCGATTTCGGACGCGGAGGTGCTTCTCAAGGAGGTGCTCGCGCTGGCCAACGGCGCCCTGGGGGCGGACGAGGTGGCGCTTCTGCTCGTGGACGGTTCCGGCCGGGAGCTGGTGGAGCACGAGGTGGCGGGGCGGCGGCTGCGTCCGACGCCGGTGCGGATCGCGTTTCCGGGCGCGGGGGTGACGAGCTGGGTGGCCGAGCGGCGCAAGCCGCTCGTCGTGCCGGACGTGCGGCGGGACCGGCGGTATCTGCAGGTGAATCCCGAGACGCGCTCCGAGGCGGCGGTGCCGATTCTGGCGGGGGACCGCCTTCTGGGAGTGCTGAATTTCGAGTCGCGGCGGCCGGGCTATTTCCAGAAGGGGGACCTGGAGCTCCTGGGATTTCTGGCCTCGCAGATCGCGATCGCGCTCAAGTTCGCGGAGCTGGACGGGCAGGCGCAGCGCTGGCAGGAGCGTCTGGCGGCGCTGCACAACCTGGCGCGGCTTTTCGGCGGCGTGGCGCCGCGGGAGGCGCTCCTGCAGCGGACGGTGGACCTCGTGCGGATGACCTGCGGGGGCCACTACGCGGCGATTTTCCAGGCGGACTACGAGCGGGAGGAGCTTCTGCTTCTGGCGCAGTCGAGCGCGCATCCGATCAACATCGCCGTGGGGGTTCGCCAGAAGTTCGGGGCGGGGTTCCTCGGCAAGGCGTTCGCGCTCGGCGAGACCGTGAACGTCCGGGACGTCCGGAACGATCCGATGTACGTGTTCCGGGTGCCGGGGGTCCTTTCGGAGGTTTGCGTGCCCGTGCGGGTGGGGGACCACTGTCTGGGAATCCTGGACGCGCACGCCCAGAACGTGGGGGAATTCACGCCGGACGAAGTGATGTTCCTGGAGACGGTGGCGCGTCTGGTGGCCCCGGCGCTTCAGTCGTCCGCGCCGGTCGCGGGGCGTTCGTCCTGACGGTTGATTCGCCCGGGCGGCCGCCTATAATAGGCGCGGCCGCATTCCCCGGTCGATACGGTGACCGTAGCTCAAGCGGCTAGAGCACCAGGTTGTGGCCCTGGGTGTTGCGGGTTCAAGTCCCGTCGGTCACCCCAAACCATACCCGGCTTGAAACCCAGGCTCACCTGGGTCCACACCGGCCGCGATTTCGGCGGAATTTTCATCGGTCGCGTCTGCCGGCTCTGGACCATCGCGCCGGACGGGGGCGTCCGAAGCCCGAGGACGTAGCGGAAGTAGTACTGCCGGGGACATCGCAGGAACGCGTTGAGCTGCGTGAAGCTGATGGCCTTCTTGTTCTCGCCGGCGCTCTTCATGACGCTCGTTCCTGCGCAGGCGCTGGTCGCCCGCTATCAAGGAGCGCCGGGGCTGGAGCGGAATGTTGCAGGCGTGATGGAGATCAGCGGTCTTGACCGGGTGTTCACGGATTGTATATAGTTCACGTGTACGTGAGATATACAGCCCTATGAACATGAGACGGCCATCCCAGATGATCTTGGAGGCGAATTTCGCGGCCAAGCTCCGCGAATTGCTGGGTGGCGTGACCTGGCTACGCAACGTGCAGGTCGCTCAAATCGGCGGAAAGGCGGATGAGGGCTTCGACCTATTGGCCAGCCTGCCTCTGCCAAACGGCGGCAGGGCCATGCTGTTCGTGAAGTGCAAGGCGGAATTCAGGCCGAGCATGTTCCCAACCGTGGCAAGCAAGGTTCCTCCTTCCTCCGGAAGGTACAGCGCCTCGGTTAGGGTGCTGGCACTGCCGTTCGTCTCGCCGCGCATGGCGGACCTGTGCAAGGCGTCCGGATGGAGCTGGTTCGACTTGGCCGGGAACTGCCTGATCGACGTTCCTGGCGTGCTCCACTTGGAGCATACCGGCAATCCTCCGGTCCACCGACCACCCAAGCCCAGTGCCAATCTTGGAACGCCGGAGGCAGGTCGGCTGATCCGAGCCTTGCTCGCCCCGGAGAACGCAGGCCGTGTGTGGAAGCAAAGAGACATCCAGGCCCACCTCAGGGATCTTCGGTTTCCGGTCAGCCTCGGCCTGGTGAACAAAGTGGTTCGGCATCTGCGCGATGAGGCTTTTATCGAGGATCGCCCGGAGGGCGGATTCCATTTGCGCGATCCGTTGAAATTGCTCTTCGCATGGCGGGAAGCTTACCGCTTCGACCGGCACGAGCGGCGGCTGTATTTCACCCTCTTGCAGGGCAAGAGGCTTCACGACGCCCTCGCACGACTGGGTCTGGAAACGGGAGGGTTTTCGGCCTACGCGGCGTTCTCGGCGGCGGAGTTCCAGGCACCGCATGTGCGCCAGCCGAAAGTCTGGCTGTATGTGAGCGCGTCGGAGATCCATCGTTTCGAAGAGAGGATCGAGGCCAAAACGGTGGATTCAGGAGAAAGTCTGGTCGTGCTGATTCCGCACGACGACGGAGTTTTTTATCTTGGCGACGCCGGTAAGGGAGGTCCGATGGTCTGCACGAACCCCGTGCAGACCTACGTGGATCTGTATCATTGCGGCGGCCGCGGCCAAGAGGCGGCGGAAGCCTTGCTGGAGCAGCGCTTGAAACCGGAATGGAAGGGGCTGGGGTTACCGGTATGAATCCGGAGCCGCGTCGTCAGGAGGAGTACGGCTCGCGTCAGGTCAAGGCCGCCCGTCGCGTGTTGGTAGACCTAGGACAGGTGCTGGCGTCGTTCGCGGACAGCTTTGTCGTAGTCGGCGGGTGGATTCCGGACCTGCTGCTGGATGTGGACGAAGAAGAGCCCCACGTCGGAAGCATCGATGTAGACCTCGCGCTGAACGTGGAGAAGCTCAGTGGAGAGCGATACGCGGCGCTGATTGAATCGCTGCTGGCGACCCAGCGATACCGCAAGGGCGTGAAGGATTTTCAGTTGGTCGTGGATGTCGACATCGAGGATGGAGAGGAACCGGTCCAGGTCGAAGTCGAGTTTCTCGCCCCCAAAGGGACGAAGATGAAGAAGCACAAACCGAAACTCCTGGCGGGCTTCCGCGTTTTAGAGACCGAAGCGTGCAGAGCCGCCTTCCATGCGCCGGAGTCCGTGCTCTTGCAGGGCAAGACCGTGCGTGGAGCGGAAAACACCGTTCGATTACAGGTGGCCTCGTTGCGCGACTTTATCGTGATGAAGGCGCATGCCATTGCCGGGCGGGACAAACCGAAGGACAGCTATGATCTCTGCTACGTCCTCGACCACTTCCCCGGGGGCATCAAGGCGCTGGCGGATGACTGGAGGCAGCGGCTTGTCGAGAAGGAGGTGGCAAGAGCTGTGGCGGTGTTGCGAGAGAAATTTGCCAGCACGAAGGCCTTCGG harbors:
- a CDS encoding GAF domain-containing protein, yielding MAARGRKKKTRMDAVKLLPEVIRRLLAISDAEVLLKEVLALANGALGADEVALLLVDGSGRELVEHEVAGRRLRPTPVRIAFPGAGVTSWVAERRKPLVVPDVRRDRRYLQVNPETRSEAAVPILAGDRLLGVLNFESRRPGYFQKGDLELLGFLASQIAIALKFAELDGQAQRWQERLAALHNLARLFGGVAPREALLQRTVDLVRMTCGGHYAAIFQADYEREELLLLAQSSAHPINIAVGVRQKFGAGFLGKAFALGETVNVRDVRNDPMYVFRVPGVLSEVCVPVRVGDHCLGILDAHAQNVGEFTPDEVMFLETVARLVAPALQSSAPVAGRSS
- a CDS encoding type IV toxin-antitoxin system AbiEi family antitoxin yields the protein MILEANFAAKLRELLGGVTWLRNVQVAQIGGKADEGFDLLASLPLPNGGRAMLFVKCKAEFRPSMFPTVASKVPPSSGRYSASVRVLALPFVSPRMADLCKASGWSWFDLAGNCLIDVPGVLHLEHTGNPPVHRPPKPSANLGTPEAGRLIRALLAPENAGRVWKQRDIQAHLRDLRFPVSLGLVNKVVRHLRDEAFIEDRPEGGFHLRDPLKLLFAWREAYRFDRHERRLYFTLLQGKRLHDALARLGLETGGFSAYAAFSAAEFQAPHVRQPKVWLYVSASEIHRFEERIEAKTVDSGESLVVLIPHDDGVFYLGDAGKGGPMVCTNPVQTYVDLYHCGGRGQEAAEALLEQRLKPEWKGLGLPV
- a CDS encoding nucleotidyl transferase AbiEii/AbiGii toxin family protein, with amino-acid sequence MNPEPRRQEEYGSRQVKAARRVLVDLGQVLASFADSFVVVGGWIPDLLLDVDEEEPHVGSIDVDLALNVEKLSGERYAALIESLLATQRYRKGVKDFQLVVDVDIEDGEEPVQVEVEFLAPKGTKMKKHKPKLLAGFRVLETEACRAAFHAPESVLLQGKTVRGAENTVRLQVASLRDFIVMKAHAIAGRDKPKDSYDLCYVLDHFPGGIKALADDWRQRLVEKEVARAVAVLREKFASTKAFGPQQLVEFHNSPDPETRKAQARRAYELVQTLLSLL